From the Lysinibacillus fusiformis genome, the window ATCTAGCTCTAATTCGGCATATGCGTTCAGCACCGTATTCCTACTGACCGCTAATAACTTACTAAGTTCACGGGTAGATGGAAGCTTTTGATGTTCCAACAGATGCCCTTTGACAATCATGTCTTGAACATAATCCTTCAATTGTACATAAACTGGTCGTTCATCCATAAGCTTAAAATCACTAAACACTTCCTAACCCCCTTGCTTCATTTTTGCATAAACCATGATGACCAAAAAGGTCCACACATTATGTAATTTCCTGTTAGAGTGGTTGCTCTTTCTTCTATCATATTTCAATATGGTCATAAGCATAAAAAGAAAACTCCTCTTTTGAGAAATGTATCTTCAAAAGAGGAGATTTTTATTATTTTAAAATATTTTTCAGACCGTATTTCCTTTTTCATCAGGATATACTAAAGACACGACTACTCCAACAATTAAGCAAATAAAGAATGTCGCTGCCTTGGCTGACACAACGGCCTCCATAGGTGACAGGGACCATGCAATCGCACTAATAAAGCCTACAATAATTGTGGCAATGACCCCAATGCCTGAAACACGTTTCCAGAAAAAGATTAGAAGGATAACAACAGAAAATGTATTGCCAATCCCTGCCCATGCAAAGGATACTAAGCTATAAATCACTGAACCCGATTTGACTGAAATGATAATACCAACAATCCCACTAATAACAGCCACTAGACGCGAAAGGTGAACTAATTTTTTGCTGGAAATATTCCAACGCAATGTTTTATGAATGATGTCCTCACTTATCGATGTTGTGATTACTAACAATTGAGAAGAAGCCGTTGACATAATAGCTGCTAAAATACCAGCCACAATAATTCCTGCAATCCAAGGCGGTAAAATTTCAAATACCATATGTGGCAAGATCATTTCAGGGTCCTCAATAGAGCCTTGTTTATACAAAGTGGACGCAAAAATGGCAGATAAAAAGGCACCCACATAGACAATTAGTGTCCAAATAATCGCCATATTACGGCCAGTAATTCGCTCTTTTTCAGTCGTAATAGCCATAAAACGAGAGCTCAATTGAGGTTGTCCTCCAAGCCAGCCAAAGAACCATGATAAATTTGTAAATAACATCGCCCCTAAGGCAAGTCCATTTAAGCCTCCAACCCAACTATCTGCGCCATTGCCCATATGTGCAAGCTCTGTTGAAATGCTTAAACCTTGATGTTGAATTTCCATATAAGCTGCAATGGGTACAATAACGAACGAGATCAGCATTAAAAAACTTTGGATGGTATCTGTCCAAACAACAGACATAAATCCTCCCATACATGAATAGGCAATTATTATTGCTCCAATAATAATTGTTCCCCACGTAATGTTAAGTCCTGAGAATGAATAAATGGTTTTACCCATCCCGGAAAATTGAGCTGCTAAATAACAAACAAAGAATAACACCATTACTACAGAAGCTAACCAACGAATTATATCTGCGTGCTTTGGAAATTTAACCGCAATATAATCTGTTAGGCTATTCACCTTATATTTTTGTTGCTCTGTCATAAAGCGTTTTGATAAAAATAGCCATGATGCAACAACGCCTAAAAGCATGCCAGATAAAATCCAAATTCCAGACAGCCCAGCCACATAAATAAAGCCAATTGCCCCTAAAAACATATAGGCGGATTCACCAGTTGCACGTTCAGAAAAGGCTAACGCCCAGCCAGGTAGTTTATTTCCCCCTAGAAAGTAATCATTATGTGATAAATCTTTTTTACTGAAGTATATACCCACTCCTAGCATAGCAAGTAAATAGATAAATATTTCAACATAAACAATTGTATGCATATCCCCAAAGTCCTCCATCTGATTAATCTAAACAATCCCAATTGGTTTTATCAG encodes:
- a CDS encoding sodium/proline symporter is translated as MHTIVYVEIFIYLLAMLGVGIYFSKKDLSHNDYFLGGNKLPGWALAFSERATGESAYMFLGAIGFIYVAGLSGIWILSGMLLGVVASWLFLSKRFMTEQQKYKVNSLTDYIAVKFPKHADIIRWLASVVMVLFFVCYLAAQFSGMGKTIYSFSGLNITWGTIIIGAIIIAYSCMGGFMSVVWTDTIQSFLMLISFVIVPIAAYMEIQHQGLSISTELAHMGNGADSWVGGLNGLALGAMLFTNLSWFFGWLGGQPQLSSRFMAITTEKERITGRNMAIIWTLIVYVGAFLSAIFASTLYKQGSIEDPEMILPHMVFEILPPWIAGIIVAGILAAIMSTASSQLLVITTSISEDIIHKTLRWNISSKKLVHLSRLVAVISGIVGIIISVKSGSVIYSLVSFAWAGIGNTFSVVILLIFFWKRVSGIGVIATIIVGFISAIAWSLSPMEAVVSAKAATFFICLIVGVVVSLVYPDEKGNTV